The following are encoded together in the Mammaliicoccus vitulinus genome:
- a CDS encoding LysR family transcriptional regulator yields MNINFIKTFLVASETKNISKTASLLNYSQSTVSGHIEKLENELGVLLFHRKKYGVELTNEGLTYVRYAQNIIDSHIEFQKEVRGLYNHSESLVVNMQESQYIYKYAQKISEWIINNPHVNITFKTAHSNFYIKEELSNNETDISLITDEHIINNTLNNIPISEGQLVLVTNCQLPSFQFNDIENSTLLVTEKGCSYREQMERILFKNNITPMQKIEFIGIESLLQHIQNFGGIALLPQFVVAQELNNHHLFLVPLDYKFATLKTNLLYNSNTRKQSVFSFIENVFSLEGEIK; encoded by the coding sequence ATGAATATTAATTTTATTAAGACATTTTTAGTAGCTAGTGAAACTAAAAATATTTCCAAAACAGCAAGTCTATTAAACTATTCCCAATCGACAGTATCAGGACATATTGAAAAACTTGAAAATGAGTTAGGTGTATTACTCTTTCACAGAAAAAAATATGGCGTTGAATTAACTAACGAAGGTTTAACCTATGTAAGATATGCTCAAAATATCATCGATAGTCATATAGAATTCCAGAAGGAAGTACGTGGCTTATATAATCATTCGGAGAGTTTAGTGGTCAATATGCAAGAGAGTCAATATATTTACAAATATGCTCAAAAAATAAGTGAATGGATCATTAACAATCCACATGTGAATATTACGTTCAAGACAGCACATTCTAATTTTTATATTAAAGAAGAATTATCGAATAACGAAACTGATATATCCTTAATAACAGATGAACATATTATAAATAACACTTTAAATAATATTCCAATATCAGAAGGTCAACTCGTCTTAGTAACAAATTGCCAGTTACCTTCATTTCAATTTAATGATATAGAAAATTCTACTCTATTAGTTACTGAAAAAGGTTGTAGTTACCGTGAACAAATGGAAAGGATTTTATTTAAAAATAATATTACGCCTATGCAAAAAATAGAATTTATTGGCATTGAATCCCTACTTCAACATATTCAAAACTTTGGTGGTATTGCTTTATTACCACAATTTGTTGTAGCACAAGAATTGAATAATCATCATTTATTTTTAGTACCATTAGACTATAAATTCGCGACATTAAAGACAAACCTTCTATATAATTCGAATACTAGAAAACAAAGCGTATTTTCGTTTATTGAAAATGTATTTTCTTTGGAAGGAGAAATAAAATGA
- a CDS encoding DUF805 domain-containing protein produces the protein MNIKDRSRRKEYWYPFLMTIIISFIASILNYILPIPNILSEIIYWIFNIATIVASFTVMVRRFHDIGMSMLLPLIFYISPIIGFILVSINPEAVSSLEGSLVLVIVNVLYLIFSLIVLAICCTYGHKDKNKYSINPKTI, from the coding sequence TTGAATATAAAAGACCGATCAAGACGTAAAGAGTATTGGTATCCATTTCTTATGACAATTATCATATCCTTTATAGCTTCTATATTAAATTACATATTACCTATACCAAATATCTTATCTGAAATTATATATTGGATATTTAATATAGCAACGATTGTTGCATCATTCACTGTAATGGTTAGACGCTTTCATGATATAGGAATGTCTATGTTATTACCTTTAATTTTCTACATATCCCCTATAATTGGATTTATACTCGTTTCAATAAATCCCGAAGCAGTTTCTTCTCTTGAAGGGTCTCTAGTATTAGTCATCGTAAATGTATTGTACTTAATATTTTCCCTTATTGTATTAGCAATTTGTTGTACTTATGGTCATAAAGATAAAAACAAATATAGTATTAATCCTAAAACAATATAG